A stretch of the Notamacropus eugenii isolate mMacEug1 chromosome 2, mMacEug1.pri_v2, whole genome shotgun sequence genome encodes the following:
- the RNFT1 gene encoding E3 ubiquitin-protein ligase RNFT1 isoform X5 has protein sequence MQANCNHLHSLPGSGGGESAAASPCAHAVRMAGEGPCHHPGDIRIQISSVPGERGESPGPRNLRPAPQSSPQGCGHGRFRSHSHSEARQPDEAAAEPAENGSSSLSEFRHLFHWLQKSLPYILILCVKLVMQHITGISLGIGLLTTFMYANKSIVNQVFLRERCSKLYCACLLVFLAGSSILLYYTFQSQSLYYSLIFLNPTLNFSSFWEVLWIVGITDFILKFLFMGFKCLILLVPSFVMSFKSKGYWYMLIEELCQYYRTFVPIPVWFRYLVSYGESGGNVTGWSLGILLGLLYLILKLLDFFGHLRTFRRALQIFLTRPSYGVTASKRQCSEADDICSICQAEFQKPILLICQHIFCEECITLWFNREKTCPLCRTVISDHVYKWKDGATSSHLQIY, from the exons ATGCAAGCCAACTGTAACCACCTTCACAGTCTTCCAGGAAGTGGAGGCGGCGAGAGCGCCGCAGCTTCTCCTTGTGCCCACGCCGTGAGAATGGCCGGCGAAGGCCCTTGCCATCATCCTGGAGACATCCGCATCCAGATCAGCTCCGTACCTGGAGAGCGCGGTGAAAGTCCAGGCCCTAGAAACCTAAGGCCTGCTCCCCAAAGCAGTCCTCAGGGCTGCGGACACGGTCGGTTCAGGAGCCATTCACACAGTGAAGCCAGGCAGCCTGATGAGGCCGCCGCGGAGCCGGCAGAAAATGGCAGCAGCTCTCTCTCGGAGTTTCGCCATCTCTTCCATTGGTTGCAGAAAAGTCTTCCATACATTTTGATTTTGTGTGTCAAACTTGTGATGCAGCATATCACAG GCATTTCTCTTGGAATTGGGCTGCTAACAACTTTTATGTATGCAAACAAAAGCATTGTAAATCAGGTTTTTCTAAGA GAAAGGTGCTCAAAATTATACTGCGCTTGTTTACTGGTGTTCTTAGCAGGATCTTCCATTCTCTTGTATTACACCTTTCAGTCTCAATCGCTTTATTACAG CTTAATCTTTTTAAATCCTACTTTGAATTTTTCGAGCTTCTGGGAGGTACTCTGGATTGTGGGAATTACAGACTTCATCCTTAAATTCCTCTTCATGGGCTTCAAATGCCTTATTTTGTTGGTGCCTTCTTTTGTGATGTCTTTTAAATCCAAG gGCTATTGGTATATGCTCATAGAAGAACTGTGCCAGTATTATCGAACTTTTGTTCCTATTCCAGTTTGGTTTCGTTACCTTGTTAGCTATGGGGAGTCAGGAGGCAATGTAACAGGATGGAGTCTTGGGATTCTGCTGGGTCTACTCTACCTCATTCTAAAA CTTCTAGACTTTTTTGGGCATCTGAGAACTTTCAGGAGggctttacagatatttttaacACGACCA AGTTATGGGGTGACAGCCTCCAAGAGACAGTGTTCAGAAGCTGATGATATTTGTTCTATCTGTCAGGCTGAATTCCAGAAGCCTATCCTCCTCATCTGTCAg CATATATTTTGTGAAGAGTGTATCACGTTATGGTTTAATAGAGAGAAAACATGTCCACTTTGCAGAACCGTTATTTCAGACCATGTATACAAATGGAAAGATGGAGCCACTTCATCACATCTTCAAATTTATTAA
- the RNFT1 gene encoding E3 ubiquitin-protein ligase RNFT1 isoform X1 gives MLGLLRDQDCGILAFRHGAWRHNPQKNKSGSKEKQPKAMQANCNHLHSLPGSGGGESAAASPCAHAVRMAGEGPCHHPGDIRIQISSVPGERGESPGPRNLRPAPQSSPQGCGHGRFRSHSHSEARQPDEAAAEPAENGSSSLSEFRHLFHWLQKSLPYILILCVKLVMQHITGISLGIGLLTTFMYANKSIVNQVFLRERCSKLYCACLLVFLAGSSILLYYTFQSQSLYYSLIFLNPTLNFSSFWEVLWIVGITDFILKFLFMGFKCLILLVPSFVMSFKSKGYWYMLIEELCQYYRTFVPIPVWFRYLVSYGESGGNVTGWSLGILLGLLYLILKLLDFFGHLRTFRRALQIFLTRPSYGVTASKRQCSEADDICSICQAEFQKPILLICQHIFCEECITLWFNREKTCPLCRTVISDHVYKWKDGATSSHLQIY, from the exons ATGTTGGGACTCCTCAGGGACCAGGACTGTGGCATTCTCGCCTTTCGGCACggtgcctg GAGACATAATcctcaaaaaaataaatctggatcAAAGGAAAAGCAGCCCAAGGCCATGCAAGCCAACTGTAACCACCTTCACAGTCTTCCAGGAAGTGGAGGCGGCGAGAGCGCCGCAGCTTCTCCTTGTGCCCACGCCGTGAGAATGGCCGGCGAAGGCCCTTGCCATCATCCTGGAGACATCCGCATCCAGATCAGCTCCGTACCTGGAGAGCGCGGTGAAAGTCCAGGCCCTAGAAACCTAAGGCCTGCTCCCCAAAGCAGTCCTCAGGGCTGCGGACACGGTCGGTTCAGGAGCCATTCACACAGTGAAGCCAGGCAGCCTGATGAGGCCGCCGCGGAGCCGGCAGAAAATGGCAGCAGCTCTCTCTCGGAGTTTCGCCATCTCTTCCATTGGTTGCAGAAAAGTCTTCCATACATTTTGATTTTGTGTGTCAAACTTGTGATGCAGCATATCACAG GCATTTCTCTTGGAATTGGGCTGCTAACAACTTTTATGTATGCAAACAAAAGCATTGTAAATCAGGTTTTTCTAAGA GAAAGGTGCTCAAAATTATACTGCGCTTGTTTACTGGTGTTCTTAGCAGGATCTTCCATTCTCTTGTATTACACCTTTCAGTCTCAATCGCTTTATTACAG CTTAATCTTTTTAAATCCTACTTTGAATTTTTCGAGCTTCTGGGAGGTACTCTGGATTGTGGGAATTACAGACTTCATCCTTAAATTCCTCTTCATGGGCTTCAAATGCCTTATTTTGTTGGTGCCTTCTTTTGTGATGTCTTTTAAATCCAAG gGCTATTGGTATATGCTCATAGAAGAACTGTGCCAGTATTATCGAACTTTTGTTCCTATTCCAGTTTGGTTTCGTTACCTTGTTAGCTATGGGGAGTCAGGAGGCAATGTAACAGGATGGAGTCTTGGGATTCTGCTGGGTCTACTCTACCTCATTCTAAAA CTTCTAGACTTTTTTGGGCATCTGAGAACTTTCAGGAGggctttacagatatttttaacACGACCA AGTTATGGGGTGACAGCCTCCAAGAGACAGTGTTCAGAAGCTGATGATATTTGTTCTATCTGTCAGGCTGAATTCCAGAAGCCTATCCTCCTCATCTGTCAg CATATATTTTGTGAAGAGTGTATCACGTTATGGTTTAATAGAGAGAAAACATGTCCACTTTGCAGAACCGTTATTTCAGACCATGTATACAAATGGAAAGATGGAGCCACTTCATCACATCTTCAAATTTATTAA
- the RNFT1 gene encoding E3 ubiquitin-protein ligase RNFT1 isoform X2, which produces MLGLLRDQDCGILAFRHGAWRHNPQKNKSGSKEKQPKAMQANCNHLHSLPGSGGGESAAASPCAHAVRMAGEGPCHHPGDIRIQISSVPGERGESPGPRNLRPAPQSSPQGCGHGRFRSHSHSEARQPDEAAAEPAENGSSSLSEFRHLFHWLQKSLPYILILCVKLVMQHITGISLGIGLLTTFMYANKSIVNQVFLRERCSKLYCACLLVFLAGSSILLYYTFQSQSLYYSLIFLNPTLNFSSFWEVLWIVGITDFILKFLFMGFKCLILLVPSFVMSFKSKGYWYMLIEELCQYYRTFVPIPVWFRYLVSYGESGGNVTGWSLGILLGLLYLILKLLDFFGHLRTFRRALQIFLTRPSYGVTASKRQCSEADDICSICQAEFQKPILLICQVPALSMLKLLKKLRVNLSQAS; this is translated from the exons ATGTTGGGACTCCTCAGGGACCAGGACTGTGGCATTCTCGCCTTTCGGCACggtgcctg GAGACATAATcctcaaaaaaataaatctggatcAAAGGAAAAGCAGCCCAAGGCCATGCAAGCCAACTGTAACCACCTTCACAGTCTTCCAGGAAGTGGAGGCGGCGAGAGCGCCGCAGCTTCTCCTTGTGCCCACGCCGTGAGAATGGCCGGCGAAGGCCCTTGCCATCATCCTGGAGACATCCGCATCCAGATCAGCTCCGTACCTGGAGAGCGCGGTGAAAGTCCAGGCCCTAGAAACCTAAGGCCTGCTCCCCAAAGCAGTCCTCAGGGCTGCGGACACGGTCGGTTCAGGAGCCATTCACACAGTGAAGCCAGGCAGCCTGATGAGGCCGCCGCGGAGCCGGCAGAAAATGGCAGCAGCTCTCTCTCGGAGTTTCGCCATCTCTTCCATTGGTTGCAGAAAAGTCTTCCATACATTTTGATTTTGTGTGTCAAACTTGTGATGCAGCATATCACAG GCATTTCTCTTGGAATTGGGCTGCTAACAACTTTTATGTATGCAAACAAAAGCATTGTAAATCAGGTTTTTCTAAGA GAAAGGTGCTCAAAATTATACTGCGCTTGTTTACTGGTGTTCTTAGCAGGATCTTCCATTCTCTTGTATTACACCTTTCAGTCTCAATCGCTTTATTACAG CTTAATCTTTTTAAATCCTACTTTGAATTTTTCGAGCTTCTGGGAGGTACTCTGGATTGTGGGAATTACAGACTTCATCCTTAAATTCCTCTTCATGGGCTTCAAATGCCTTATTTTGTTGGTGCCTTCTTTTGTGATGTCTTTTAAATCCAAG gGCTATTGGTATATGCTCATAGAAGAACTGTGCCAGTATTATCGAACTTTTGTTCCTATTCCAGTTTGGTTTCGTTACCTTGTTAGCTATGGGGAGTCAGGAGGCAATGTAACAGGATGGAGTCTTGGGATTCTGCTGGGTCTACTCTACCTCATTCTAAAA CTTCTAGACTTTTTTGGGCATCTGAGAACTTTCAGGAGggctttacagatatttttaacACGACCA AGTTATGGGGTGACAGCCTCCAAGAGACAGTGTTCAGAAGCTGATGATATTTGTTCTATCTGTCAGGCTGAATTCCAGAAGCCTATCCTCCTCATCTGTCAg
- the RNFT1 gene encoding E3 ubiquitin-protein ligase RNFT1 isoform X3, protein MLGLLRDQDCGILAFRHGAWRHNPQKNKSGSKEKQPKAMQANCNHLHSLPGSGGGESAAASPCAHAVRMAGEGPCHHPGDIRIQISSVPGERGESPGPRNLRPAPQSSPQGCGHGRFRSHSHSEARQPDEAAAEPAENGSSSLSEFRHLFHWLQKSLPYILILCVKLVMQHITGISLGIGLLTTFMYANKSIVNQVFLRERCSKLYCACLLVFLAGSSILLYYTFQSQSLYYSLIFLNPTLNFSSFWEVLWIVGITDFILKFLFMGFKCLILLVPSFVMSFKSKGYWYMLIEELCQYYRTFVPIPVWFRYLVSYGESGGNVTGWSLGILLGLLYLILKLLDFFGHLRTFRRALQIFLTRPSYGVTASKRQCSEADDICSICQAEFQKPILLICQVWGCVPEA, encoded by the exons ATGTTGGGACTCCTCAGGGACCAGGACTGTGGCATTCTCGCCTTTCGGCACggtgcctg GAGACATAATcctcaaaaaaataaatctggatcAAAGGAAAAGCAGCCCAAGGCCATGCAAGCCAACTGTAACCACCTTCACAGTCTTCCAGGAAGTGGAGGCGGCGAGAGCGCCGCAGCTTCTCCTTGTGCCCACGCCGTGAGAATGGCCGGCGAAGGCCCTTGCCATCATCCTGGAGACATCCGCATCCAGATCAGCTCCGTACCTGGAGAGCGCGGTGAAAGTCCAGGCCCTAGAAACCTAAGGCCTGCTCCCCAAAGCAGTCCTCAGGGCTGCGGACACGGTCGGTTCAGGAGCCATTCACACAGTGAAGCCAGGCAGCCTGATGAGGCCGCCGCGGAGCCGGCAGAAAATGGCAGCAGCTCTCTCTCGGAGTTTCGCCATCTCTTCCATTGGTTGCAGAAAAGTCTTCCATACATTTTGATTTTGTGTGTCAAACTTGTGATGCAGCATATCACAG GCATTTCTCTTGGAATTGGGCTGCTAACAACTTTTATGTATGCAAACAAAAGCATTGTAAATCAGGTTTTTCTAAGA GAAAGGTGCTCAAAATTATACTGCGCTTGTTTACTGGTGTTCTTAGCAGGATCTTCCATTCTCTTGTATTACACCTTTCAGTCTCAATCGCTTTATTACAG CTTAATCTTTTTAAATCCTACTTTGAATTTTTCGAGCTTCTGGGAGGTACTCTGGATTGTGGGAATTACAGACTTCATCCTTAAATTCCTCTTCATGGGCTTCAAATGCCTTATTTTGTTGGTGCCTTCTTTTGTGATGTCTTTTAAATCCAAG gGCTATTGGTATATGCTCATAGAAGAACTGTGCCAGTATTATCGAACTTTTGTTCCTATTCCAGTTTGGTTTCGTTACCTTGTTAGCTATGGGGAGTCAGGAGGCAATGTAACAGGATGGAGTCTTGGGATTCTGCTGGGTCTACTCTACCTCATTCTAAAA CTTCTAGACTTTTTTGGGCATCTGAGAACTTTCAGGAGggctttacagatatttttaacACGACCA AGTTATGGGGTGACAGCCTCCAAGAGACAGTGTTCAGAAGCTGATGATATTTGTTCTATCTGTCAGGCTGAATTCCAGAAGCCTATCCTCCTCATCTGTCAg
- the RNFT1 gene encoding E3 ubiquitin-protein ligase RNFT1 isoform X4, giving the protein MLGLLRDQDCGILAFRHGAWRHNPQKNKSGSKEKQPKAMQANCNHLHSLPGSGGGESAAASPCAHAVRMAGEGPCHHPGDIRIQISSVPGERGESPGPRNLRPAPQSSPQGCGHGRFRSHSHSEARQPDEAAAEPAENGSSSLSEFRHLFHWLQKSLPYILILCVKLVMQHITGISLGIGLLTTFMYANKSIVNQVFLRERCSKLYCACLLVFLAGSSILLYYTFQSQSLYYSLIFLNPTLNFSSFWEVLWIVGITDFILKFLFMGFKCLILLVPSFVMSFKSKGYWYMLIEELCQYYRTFVPIPVWFRYLVSYGESGGNVTGWSLGILLGLLYLILKLLDFFGHLRTFRRALQIFLTRPSYGVTASKRQCSEADDICSICQAEFQKPILLICQYEEQKMH; this is encoded by the exons ATGTTGGGACTCCTCAGGGACCAGGACTGTGGCATTCTCGCCTTTCGGCACggtgcctg GAGACATAATcctcaaaaaaataaatctggatcAAAGGAAAAGCAGCCCAAGGCCATGCAAGCCAACTGTAACCACCTTCACAGTCTTCCAGGAAGTGGAGGCGGCGAGAGCGCCGCAGCTTCTCCTTGTGCCCACGCCGTGAGAATGGCCGGCGAAGGCCCTTGCCATCATCCTGGAGACATCCGCATCCAGATCAGCTCCGTACCTGGAGAGCGCGGTGAAAGTCCAGGCCCTAGAAACCTAAGGCCTGCTCCCCAAAGCAGTCCTCAGGGCTGCGGACACGGTCGGTTCAGGAGCCATTCACACAGTGAAGCCAGGCAGCCTGATGAGGCCGCCGCGGAGCCGGCAGAAAATGGCAGCAGCTCTCTCTCGGAGTTTCGCCATCTCTTCCATTGGTTGCAGAAAAGTCTTCCATACATTTTGATTTTGTGTGTCAAACTTGTGATGCAGCATATCACAG GCATTTCTCTTGGAATTGGGCTGCTAACAACTTTTATGTATGCAAACAAAAGCATTGTAAATCAGGTTTTTCTAAGA GAAAGGTGCTCAAAATTATACTGCGCTTGTTTACTGGTGTTCTTAGCAGGATCTTCCATTCTCTTGTATTACACCTTTCAGTCTCAATCGCTTTATTACAG CTTAATCTTTTTAAATCCTACTTTGAATTTTTCGAGCTTCTGGGAGGTACTCTGGATTGTGGGAATTACAGACTTCATCCTTAAATTCCTCTTCATGGGCTTCAAATGCCTTATTTTGTTGGTGCCTTCTTTTGTGATGTCTTTTAAATCCAAG gGCTATTGGTATATGCTCATAGAAGAACTGTGCCAGTATTATCGAACTTTTGTTCCTATTCCAGTTTGGTTTCGTTACCTTGTTAGCTATGGGGAGTCAGGAGGCAATGTAACAGGATGGAGTCTTGGGATTCTGCTGGGTCTACTCTACCTCATTCTAAAA CTTCTAGACTTTTTTGGGCATCTGAGAACTTTCAGGAGggctttacagatatttttaacACGACCA AGTTATGGGGTGACAGCCTCCAAGAGACAGTGTTCAGAAGCTGATGATATTTGTTCTATCTGTCAGGCTGAATTCCAGAAGCCTATCCTCCTCATCTGTCAg